One genomic region from Sphingobacterium multivorum encodes:
- a CDS encoding oxygenase MpaB family protein, whose translation MDNSIKERRIPERYQVNTTSFSFYWSRGLGVELLRKLPTKPSIAAADQCIPLLDQFDNSCDQLVEQLHLKIGFPQGQQLLKNALAGKPIDAAYEPLLQNFLQTLDLSPSWLDWDKIEQGIGLSQRSGLSGLVVLRDYVLMGGYESSAINKPLIFTGALKKGAVKRLTETVTFWVDVTGNNALKKGNIGIEAILLTRCIHSYARLNILKHGQWQTEKWGIPLNTWDMLATNLGFSLVYLTGLKRMKFNILKSEVDGLFHVWKFIGTLLGIPTELLPDTEEQAIEALYYWTMTQQSGDQDSLALAKALMEEPIKAAYPTNKWGRKLMREIHLYYNHYLLGDYSCSLLGLRKTVLGKIAYVNILKNKKANHMITDSLWRQQQIDKGRKIHEGVKQIYLKYN comes from the coding sequence TTGGACAACTCAATAAAAGAGAGGCGAATACCCGAGCGTTATCAAGTTAATACAACTTCATTTTCTTTCTATTGGTCGAGAGGTCTTGGCGTGGAATTGCTTCGCAAATTGCCGACTAAACCTTCGATCGCGGCTGCCGATCAATGTATACCTTTACTCGATCAATTTGACAATAGCTGCGACCAGCTTGTCGAACAGCTCCACCTAAAAATTGGTTTCCCTCAAGGTCAACAACTGCTCAAAAATGCACTTGCAGGAAAGCCTATTGATGCCGCGTACGAACCCCTATTGCAGAATTTTCTACAGACATTGGATCTTAGTCCCTCTTGGTTAGATTGGGATAAAATAGAGCAAGGCATTGGCCTCAGCCAACGTTCGGGCTTATCAGGACTTGTCGTATTACGGGACTATGTCCTCATGGGGGGCTATGAATCCAGTGCCATCAATAAACCCCTAATTTTTACAGGTGCGTTAAAAAAAGGTGCTGTCAAAAGGCTCACCGAAACGGTCACCTTTTGGGTTGACGTCACAGGTAACAATGCACTGAAAAAGGGTAATATCGGCATTGAGGCCATCCTACTTACCCGATGTATCCATTCGTATGCTCGGTTAAATATTCTAAAGCACGGTCAGTGGCAAACAGAAAAATGGGGCATCCCTTTAAACACTTGGGATATGCTTGCGACCAACCTCGGATTCTCTCTTGTTTATCTAACAGGGCTAAAACGCATGAAATTCAATATATTGAAAAGCGAGGTTGATGGTTTATTCCATGTTTGGAAATTTATCGGGACATTGCTGGGCATTCCCACGGAATTGCTACCCGACACCGAGGAGCAAGCTATTGAAGCGTTGTATTATTGGACGATGACCCAACAATCAGGAGATCAGGATAGTTTAGCCTTAGCAAAAGCGCTCATGGAAGAGCCCATTAAAGCAGCCTACCCTACAAACAAATGGGGACGAAAGCTTATGCGTGAAATTCATCTCTACTACAATCATTATCTATTGGGAGACTATTCGTGTTCATTACTTGGTTTAAGGAAAACGGTACTCGGTAAAATCGCTTATGTGAATATCTTAAAAAATAAAAAAGCAAATCATATGATTACCGACAGCCTATGGCGACAACAACAGATTGACAAAGGAAGAAAGATACACGAGGGTGTGAAACAAATCTATCTGAAATACAATTAA
- the recR gene encoding recombination mediator RecR codes for MNFSSKLLENAVAEFGKLPGVGQKTALRLVLHLLKQSDADVARFTAAIDRLKEDIQYCQECFNISDHSICEICASFKRDKSLICVVEDTRDVMAIENTNSYQGVYHVLGGLISPMDGIGPADLKIEGLLNRIQRGEVEEVILALSATMEGDTTIFYLYRKLREFDVKITTIARGIAFGGELEYVDELTLGRSIATRVPYERNVG; via the coding sequence ATGAATTTTTCTTCTAAACTTCTTGAGAATGCCGTCGCTGAATTTGGAAAACTACCAGGCGTAGGACAAAAGACAGCATTACGACTGGTTTTGCATCTGCTGAAGCAATCCGATGCGGATGTAGCCCGTTTTACAGCCGCTATTGATCGCTTGAAAGAAGATATTCAGTATTGCCAGGAATGTTTCAATATTTCGGATCACAGTATATGTGAGATATGTGCCTCCTTTAAACGTGATAAAAGCTTGATTTGTGTTGTGGAAGATACACGTGATGTGATGGCCATTGAAAATACAAATTCCTATCAAGGTGTATATCATGTATTGGGTGGGTTAATTTCGCCAATGGACGGTATTGGTCCTGCGGATCTAAAAATTGAGGGATTACTCAATCGAATTCAAAGAGGTGAGGTGGAAGAAGTTATTCTGGCACTTTCAGCAACAATGGAAGGGGATACCACCATTTTTTATTTATATCGCAAATTGCGTGAGTTTGATGTTAAAATTACAACCATTGCCCGCGGTATAGCCTTTGGTGGTGAATTGGAATATGTGGATGAACTGACCTTAGGACGGTCCATTGCGACACGGGTGCCTTACGAGCGCAATGTTGGTTAA
- a CDS encoding TIGR00730 family Rossman fold protein, whose product MTKEDKIIRAFENKTWQEIKVKDSWQIFKVMSEFVDGFEKLAKIGPCVSIFGSARTPREHKYYQMAVDIASLLTERGYGIISGGGPGIMEAANKGAYESGGKSVGLNIELPFEQFHNKYIDRDKLLEFKYFFVRKVMFMKYSQGYIVMPGGFGTMDELFEAITLIQTGKIARFPIVLVGSEYWKGLMDWVQNTMIPNKYISEEDLKLYRIVDTAEEAADHIFRFYDKYLLKPNF is encoded by the coding sequence ATTACAAAAGAAGATAAAATTATCCGCGCATTTGAAAACAAAACATGGCAGGAAATTAAAGTTAAGGACTCATGGCAGATTTTTAAAGTGATGTCAGAGTTTGTGGACGGATTTGAGAAATTGGCAAAAATTGGTCCCTGTGTATCGATATTTGGATCGGCACGTACGCCACGTGAACACAAATATTATCAAATGGCGGTCGATATTGCCAGTTTATTGACAGAACGCGGTTATGGTATTATCTCGGGCGGTGGACCTGGAATTATGGAAGCAGCCAATAAAGGTGCTTATGAATCCGGAGGAAAGTCTGTTGGTCTAAATATTGAATTACCATTTGAGCAGTTTCACAACAAATATATTGATCGCGACAAACTACTTGAATTCAAGTACTTTTTCGTCAGAAAAGTGATGTTCATGAAGTATTCTCAGGGTTATATTGTTATGCCAGGAGGCTTTGGAACCATGGATGAGCTTTTTGAAGCAATCACATTGATTCAAACCGGCAAAATTGCACGTTTTCCGATCGTATTGGTTGGCTCTGAATATTGGAAAGGGTTGATGGACTGGGTTCAGAATACAATGATTCCTAACAAATATATCAGCGAAGAAGATTTGAAACTATACCGTATTGTCGATACTGCCGAAGAGGCTGCGGATCATATTTTCCGATTCTACGACAAATACTTGTTGAAACCAAACTTCTAA